Part of the Sphingorhabdus pulchriflava genome is shown below.
TTGTCGAAGCTGAAGCGAGAAGCGGCAATCCCCCCGAAATCATGAAAGCGCGGGTCGAGCGCTATCTGAAGGCCGTCGAAGCCTCGGTCAATTCATTGAGCGCAGACGGACGTACCGTGCTCGTGGCCGAAGCCGTGATTGCAGGTTCGGCTCCCGATTTCACCGAAACCGTGCGCAAGGATGTCGCACGGCGTCTCGAGGACGAGGCCCATGTGCGTAAATAAAATCGGCGCTGCTCCACGCCTACCCAAAAGGCTGCTCATTTGGAGCGGTCTGGCTGCGGTTGCGATAAGCCTCTCCAGTCTTGCAGCCTTTGCCCGCGACCATGCATTGATGATCAATATAAGCCCAAGCCTGCCTTATTGGGCGATCTGGCTTGAGCGTGGGGTCATGCCGGCGCACGGCGAGATCATTGTCTTCGATCCGCCACCGTCCGCGCTTTTGACCGCGCATTTTGGCGACGAACCTAAGCCCTTCACCAAAAAGGTCTTGGGCGTCGCTGGCGACCGGGTCACGCGCAAGGGACGCACCTATTTCGTCAACGGACGTGTAGTCGCCACCGCCAAACGCAAGAGTATGAGAGGCGAACCGCTTGATCTGGGACCAACCGGGCTGATCCCGCATGGCTGCTATTTTGCAGGAACTGACCACAAAGACGGCTTTGACAGCCGCTATGCCGCGATTGGCTGGATCTGCCGCCCGCGCGTCCTCGGGGTCGGGAGGCCGATATTGTGAGACATATTTGCGCGCTCTTTATCGCTATGCTTTTGTCGATGACATTTGGCGCATCACAAGTGTCAGCAAAAGATTATGGCCAGCAAGGTGCGGTCTTTCCTATTGCCGAGCCCGATCTACTCGAACAGATCCGCGCCAAATTGCAGCGCCTCGAAGCGAGCGGCGAAACCGCGCGGTTGAATGCGGATTTGAAGCGCCGAACAATAGCCCGGGTCAACCGGCCCGAGCCTGTTGCTGGCTTAAGCGTTACGCAAGTTATGCGGCAATGGCGCTTTGATCCGACGATCCGGGTCGAACAGGATATAAGCGACGACAAAGGTCGGCTGATCATTGCTGCTGGCACGCGGGTCAATCCACTCGATACAGTAGGCTTGCGGCAAAGACTGGTCTTCATCGACGGCGACGATCCCGCACAGCTCGCCTGGGCAACGAGGCGCTACAAAGCGACGGATGCCAAACTCATTCTTGTGCGCGGCGCTCCGCTCGAGCTGATGCGCGCACGCCAGCGGCGCTTTTATTTCGACCAGGGCGGCGCCCTGGTGAAGCATTTCGGTATCCGCGCGGTCCCGGCGACAGTTGAACAGCAAGGGCGCTTCCTGATCATCAGCGAGGTTCCGCTTCGCAAACGAGCGGATGCACAATCATGAATTTGAAATCAAGGATTTGCAGCGCATTTGTGGCAATGCTTCTCGCAATTGGTACGAGCGTAACACCTGCCTTTGCCGATACGGGACCTGGTCGCTGCACGGGCAAATTCGTCAACCCGATCACCGATATCTGCTGGTCGTGCCTCTTTCCGATCTCGGTCGGTGGCCTCAAAATCTGGCCGTCAAACCGCCCCGATCCCGACAATCCGGATTCGCCCCTATGCCTTTGCGGAATCCGCCCCGGCATCGCCATGGGCTTTTGGGAGCCCGTGCGGCTTGCTGACGTCTCGATGAAGCCATGGTGTTTCGTCAATCTGGGCGGATTGAAATTCGATCCCGGGTTCGACATCGGCTTCAAGACGATTGCAGGTCCCTCGGCAGTCGGGGGTGCCACGCAGTATAACTCGCAGTGGCATATCCACTGGTATGCCTATCCGCTGATCTACTGGATGGAACTGGTCGCAGACTTTCTCTGTCTAGAAGCGGCTTCGGTCGACATTCTCTACATCAGCGAGATCGACCCGCTTTGGCAGGATTCCGAACTGACCGCGATCATCAACCCCGAAGCGGTGCTGTTTGCAAATCCGCTGGCGCTCGCCGCCTGTGCCGCCGATTGTGTGCTGGCAACCCGCAGACTCCCTTCCGACAAGCTCTTCTGGTGCGCGGGCTGTCAGGGATCGATGTATCCGATGAACGGCAATGTCTCGGCAACCATCGGCCATGTCCAGGCCTCAAGGCTCGCACTGTCGCGTTTTGCCTACAAGCTCCACCGCCAGCTCGTCTCCTGGGGGACGATGGGTTCCAAAGGCCTTTGCGGAAAATATCTGATGCCGGTGATGAGGAAGCAACAATATCGCTTCCAACCCACCAACCCCAACCCGCTCACCAAGGGCCGCTATGCCTGTGCGCCGATCGGGGCGTCGACCACGTTCAATTCGGCAGGCCAGGTCTATCCCGCAATCGGCGAGGATATGGGCTATCTGGTCTGGCGCAAACGGAATTGCTGCGCTTTATGAAATACTCACTCCTTTTCGCTGGTTTTGCCCTTTGCATCGGGACGGCTGCGGTCGCGGGACTGGCCGCACAAAGTGGCGAGACCGAGCTCGATCTTGCCGCAATCCGCGCTCGCGCTGCGGAAGCCGAAGCTGATGCGGTCGCCTTGAGCGCCACCGCGCGCGCACGCGCCGAACAATTGCACGAGAGCGCCAAAGAAAGTGCACAGGCAGGCCAAGCCAATGGCAAACTTTATGCAGCTTCGGCGCAACCTATTACCCGGCCACCGCTTGATCAGGCCTTCGACTTTGACCGGCTGGTTGCCGACACTGCAGGTTTTGATGAAGCCCGCATGGGTGCCGCACCGCGTTTCATCGCCTTTGCCAGTGTGTCGATGCCGGCACCCGCGCTCAAACAGATGATCGGCGATGTCTCGCAAGCAGGCGGGGTGATTGTTTTCCGTGGATTTCCTCAGGGAAGCGCCAAAGCGCTTACCACCGCACTGTTGAAAGTATCCGGAAACAGGGGCCTTCCCGAAAATGTCGGGATCGATCCGCGCCTCTTTCGCGCGTTCAGGATCGATACCGTCCCTGCTTATGTCGTAACCGCGAGCGACTTTGATGTGTGCGACGGGTTCGATTGCGTCTCGAACGTCCCGCCGCACGACCGCATGACGGGCAATGTCAGCGCCGAATACGCCCTGTCGACCTTTGCCAAAGGTGCAGGTCCTGGCGGGCCGCTTGCCCAGCTTCATCTCGAGGCTTTGCGAAAGGCAAAGCCATGACCGGCAAAACACTTATCCGGCTTGGCGCGCTGTTCCTGATCGCAGGATCGCTGCCCATGACGAGCGCATCTGCGCAAACATCGACGGCTGCGGCCAAGGCTGATGGCAAGGCCTTTGGCCGCGAAAAGGCCGCAACAGCGCAAACGGCGGCCAGCACCGATCCCGATGCCGAGCGCATTCCCAATTTCAACGATAGCCCTTCCCAATCGGGCTATTTCGACAATCCCGATGCCATGGCGGGTGCAGCAGCTAGCCAGACAAGCGCGCATGAAGGCTACCGCGCGATACGCTCGTCGATCGACCAGCGGGTGCGCTTTGCGCTGGTTGATCTGGATGCGACGATCGCGCGCAGCAAGGCGATCAGCGAGGACCCGCTAAGCTATACAAGCGGCATGAGCGTGAGCGGAACGCAGGGGCGCTGCGTTCCCCTGCCTTCGGCTACGGCAAGTTCAACCCGCTATTTTGCTACCTGCAATTCTGGCTTCTCAGCTAGCGAAGAACAGAAGAGCTGCAACATCCCGCTTATCGTCACCGCAGCCCCCAGCACGCGCTACACCTATTGGTGCAGCGCCTTAGGCACCAACAGGTTCAACCGGGTCGATGATTGCGCACTCTTTGACAATGCCCAATGCACCTATGCGGGCGAAATGCCGGGTATCTGCCTCGAATGGGAGACGCGTCCCAACAACCAGCGCTACTGCATTGAGCCCGGCGAGCCCATTACCATATTAAGCTGTCCGTCGCAGGTCGCAGGCGGCACGGTCCGTGGTACCACCAACGAGAACAGCATTATTGCAACCCGCGATGGAAGCCAATGCGCGCCGTTCGCAACCGACCCCGACTGCGCCCAGAACAGCGAGACCTGTACCGACAGCGATCCGGTCACCCGCATCGTCAACGGCATAGCGGTCACCCAGCCCTGCTGGACCTGGACGAGAAGCTATGCCTGCCGGACCTTCACTGCGGCCGAGGATTGTCAGATGCTAGCACAAACCCCCGGCTGTAATCTGGTGCGCGAGGATTGTCTGACCGACGAGCCGTGCCGGACATGGGAGCGGGTCTATGATTGCCCTGTCCCCGATCAGCCAGCGTCGGCGAACCAGTTCATCTGCGACGGTGATGTCTATTGCATCGACGGGGCGTGCGAGACCATCGAGCGCGAAGCCAATGACGAGTTCAAGGATGCCGTCGTTGCACTGAATGCGCTTGATCAGGCCCGCCGCGAATTTGATCCCAATTCGCTCACCTTGTTCCGGGGCACGCGCAACACTTGTTCATCGAAGGTGTTCGGTGTCCTCAATTGCTGCAAAGGCAAGGGCTTTCCGCTCATCCCCGGCATCAGCCTGCTCGTCGCACTGGGCTGCAATACGCAAGAGCTGCTTTTGCACGAACGCGATGCCCAAGGGCTGTGCGCCTATGTCGGAACCTATTGTTCGGACAGCTTCCTCGGTGTCTGCCTCACCAAGAAGAAGGTCTATTGCTGCTTTGAATCGAAGCTTTCGCGTATCCTCCAGGAACAAGGGCGCCAGCAACTGCCAAAGCCCTGGGGCAAGCCCAAGACCG
Proteins encoded:
- a CDS encoding TrbI F-type domain-containing protein, which produces MMENILATSDQQVPQRRFAGYSLATLANFAGIMVAGLWASWATTALVEVKEREVVTVELAGMMGAFVEAEARSGNPPEIMKARVERYLKAVEASVNSLSADGRTVLVAEAVIAGSAPDFTETVRKDVARRLEDEAHVRK
- a CDS encoding S26 family signal peptidase codes for the protein MCVNKIGAAPRLPKRLLIWSGLAAVAISLSSLAAFARDHALMINISPSLPYWAIWLERGVMPAHGEIIVFDPPPSALLTAHFGDEPKPFTKKVLGVAGDRVTRKGRTYFVNGRVVATAKRKSMRGEPLDLGPTGLIPHGCYFAGTDHKDGFDSRYAAIGWICRPRVLGVGRPIL
- the traW gene encoding type-F conjugative transfer system protein TraW, whose protein sequence is MLLSMTFGASQVSAKDYGQQGAVFPIAEPDLLEQIRAKLQRLEASGETARLNADLKRRTIARVNRPEPVAGLSVTQVMRQWRFDPTIRVEQDISDDKGRLIIAAGTRVNPLDTVGLRQRLVFIDGDDPAQLAWATRRYKATDAKLILVRGAPLELMRARQRRFYFDQGGALVKHFGIRAVPATVEQQGRFLIISEVPLRKRADAQS
- the traU gene encoding conjugal transfer pilus assembly protein TraU, whose protein sequence is MLLAIGTSVTPAFADTGPGRCTGKFVNPITDICWSCLFPISVGGLKIWPSNRPDPDNPDSPLCLCGIRPGIAMGFWEPVRLADVSMKPWCFVNLGGLKFDPGFDIGFKTIAGPSAVGGATQYNSQWHIHWYAYPLIYWMELVADFLCLEAASVDILYISEIDPLWQDSELTAIINPEAVLFANPLALAACAADCVLATRRLPSDKLFWCAGCQGSMYPMNGNVSATIGHVQASRLALSRFAYKLHRQLVSWGTMGSKGLCGKYLMPVMRKQQYRFQPTNPNPLTKGRYACAPIGASTTFNSAGQVYPAIGEDMGYLVWRKRNCCAL
- the trbC gene encoding type-F conjugative transfer system pilin assembly protein TrbC; protein product: MKYSLLFAGFALCIGTAAVAGLAAQSGETELDLAAIRARAAEAEADAVALSATARARAEQLHESAKESAQAGQANGKLYAASAQPITRPPLDQAFDFDRLVADTAGFDEARMGAAPRFIAFASVSMPAPALKQMIGDVSQAGGVIVFRGFPQGSAKALTTALLKVSGNRGLPENVGIDPRLFRAFRIDTVPAYVVTASDFDVCDGFDCVSNVPPHDRMTGNVSAEYALSTFAKGAGPGGPLAQLHLEALRKAKP
- a CDS encoding conjugal transfer protein TraN; amino-acid sequence: MTGKTLIRLGALFLIAGSLPMTSASAQTSTAAAKADGKAFGREKAATAQTAASTDPDAERIPNFNDSPSQSGYFDNPDAMAGAAASQTSAHEGYRAIRSSIDQRVRFALVDLDATIARSKAISEDPLSYTSGMSVSGTQGRCVPLPSATASSTRYFATCNSGFSASEEQKSCNIPLIVTAAPSTRYTYWCSALGTNRFNRVDDCALFDNAQCTYAGEMPGICLEWETRPNNQRYCIEPGEPITILSCPSQVAGGTVRGTTNENSIIATRDGSQCAPFATDPDCAQNSETCTDSDPVTRIVNGIAVTQPCWTWTRSYACRTFTAAEDCQMLAQTPGCNLVREDCLTDEPCRTWERVYDCPVPDQPASANQFICDGDVYCIDGACETIEREANDEFKDAVVALNALDQARREFDPNSLTLFRGTRNTCSSKVFGVLNCCKGKGFPLIPGISLLVALGCNTQELLLHERDAQGLCAYVGTYCSDSFLGVCLTKKKVYCCFESKLSRILQEQGRQQLPKPWGKPKTETCAGFTIDEFARLDLSRMDFSEVYAEFTQAARLPDELEAATQIQQKIEDYYANAQI